One window of Paenibacillus sp. FSL K6-3182 genomic DNA carries:
- a CDS encoding extracellular solute-binding protein — protein sequence MKKNMALMLSVVLLALSLTACSSSNNSSNNLKASSNPDSNSASPALSGDDLAFSKFPNPVDVHIGMVVDPTDKTLPEGDSVSNNQYTRYLKEKYNINVIVDWTAATGNDFKQKVSLTIASGKLPDGMVVDDRSFMTKAASSGLLYDITDIFQQYQSSQVKDIMASTEGRALENASYKGKMVSLPNITVDTDGVHVLWIRKDWLDKLQLPVPKTVSDVEKTAKAFVDSKLGGDKMIGIAGPSKNTFPYSTFLVSSNNMGGFDPIFGAMDAYPGYWLDNGDGSVTYGTTTDNTKKTLALLADWYKKGLIDPEVGTRDNVGDPINANQAGIFFGPWWNGGYGNGDSFKNDPTANWQAYPVYSDDNKWNVHMKTTGSTYTVISKNAKPDVVKAIMIMNNALVRDEATFDLSVNVAWYPLRNVMAAANETEYEYAELLKVLKGETNPEDYNKPNSLYKLMYADAKKVKDVIKPPYDDLNVSNFSTANFGDFQRLYSIMIGDRPFTTIPIDKKVFSVTYNQTSTMETKWANLKKMEDETVMKIILGQASIDSFDKFVKDWKSQGGDEITAEVAELLKK from the coding sequence ATGAAAAAGAATATGGCATTGATGCTTTCCGTCGTATTACTTGCTCTAAGTTTGACAGCATGCTCTTCTTCCAACAATTCATCGAATAATTTGAAAGCGTCTTCAAATCCAGACTCAAACTCTGCAAGCCCAGCACTATCGGGAGATGACCTGGCCTTCTCCAAATTTCCGAACCCTGTTGATGTCCACATCGGCATGGTGGTGGATCCGACAGACAAAACGCTGCCGGAAGGCGACAGTGTAAGCAACAACCAGTACACGCGTTACCTTAAGGAAAAGTACAACATCAATGTGATTGTGGATTGGACTGCGGCCACCGGCAACGATTTTAAGCAGAAGGTCAGCTTGACGATCGCATCGGGTAAGCTGCCAGACGGTATGGTCGTCGACGACCGCTCCTTCATGACCAAAGCGGCGAGTTCGGGACTGTTGTATGATATCACCGACATCTTCCAGCAATATCAATCTTCACAGGTGAAGGATATCATGGCAAGCACCGAAGGCCGTGCATTGGAGAATGCCAGCTACAAGGGCAAGATGGTTTCGCTCCCGAACATTACGGTGGATACCGACGGCGTTCATGTCTTATGGATTCGCAAGGACTGGCTTGATAAACTGCAGCTGCCGGTGCCGAAGACGGTGTCCGATGTCGAAAAGACGGCGAAAGCGTTTGTTGATAGCAAGCTAGGCGGGGACAAAATGATTGGTATTGCCGGTCCTTCCAAAAATACGTTCCCTTATTCTACCTTCCTCGTCTCCTCTAACAATATGGGAGGATTCGATCCGATTTTTGGCGCGATGGATGCGTATCCGGGCTACTGGCTTGACAATGGTGATGGATCGGTAACATACGGAACGACGACGGACAATACGAAAAAAACGTTGGCTTTGCTGGCTGACTGGTACAAAAAAGGGCTTATTGATCCTGAAGTAGGTACCCGTGACAACGTAGGGGATCCGATTAATGCCAATCAGGCGGGGATTTTCTTCGGCCCATGGTGGAATGGCGGCTATGGCAACGGGGACTCCTTCAAAAACGATCCGACGGCTAACTGGCAGGCCTATCCGGTCTATTCTGACGATAACAAATGGAATGTGCATATGAAAACGACGGGCAGCACCTACACTGTTATTAGCAAAAATGCCAAACCGGATGTCGTCAAAGCCATTATGATTATGAATAATGCGCTTGTACGTGATGAAGCGACCTTTGATTTGTCGGTTAATGTGGCTTGGTATCCGCTTCGCAACGTTATGGCCGCGGCCAATGAGACGGAATATGAGTATGCCGAGCTTCTGAAAGTACTGAAAGGCGAGACCAATCCAGAGGATTATAATAAGCCGAACAGCTTGTACAAGCTGATGTATGCGGATGCGAAAAAGGTAAAAGACGTCATTAAGCCTCCGTACGATGATCTAAATGTCAGCAACTTCAGTACAGCTAACTTCGGAGACTTCCAGCGCTTGTACTCCATCATGATTGGTGATCGTCCGTTCACAACAATTCCAATTGATAAAAAGGTCTTTAGCGTAACCTATAACCAAACTTCAACGATGGAAACGAAATGGGCTAACCTGAAGAAGATGGAGGATGAGACCGTTATGAAAATCATCCTTGGCCAAGCGTCCATCGACTCTTTCGATAAATTCGTGAAGGACTGGAAGTCTCAAGGCGGAGATGAGATTACAGCGGAAGTCGCCGAGCTCTTGAAGAAGTAA
- a CDS encoding ABC transporter permease subunit yields the protein MLLPGMVWLVMFSIVPMFGILMAFQDFNPGAGLLKSEWVGLENFKYMFQLNDSKTVIVNTFIIAIGKIVLNLLIPLIFAILLNELRSMRYKKLVQTVVYLPHFLSWVIMSTIVIGIFGYYGVVNTVFGMFGFDPKLFMADAGIFRQLIIGTDVWKEFGFNAIIYLAALTGINLNLYEAAAIDGANRWQLIRHVTLPALSTTVVLLGVLSLGNVLNAGFDQVYNLYNPLVYSTGDILDTWVYRLGLQNLQFSLATAAGLFKSVISFVLIFISYRLAYRYADYTVF from the coding sequence ATGCTGTTGCCGGGTATGGTCTGGCTTGTGATGTTCAGTATTGTGCCTATGTTTGGAATTCTGATGGCCTTTCAGGATTTCAATCCGGGAGCGGGGCTGCTTAAATCCGAGTGGGTGGGGCTCGAAAACTTCAAGTATATGTTTCAGCTTAATGACAGCAAGACGGTTATCGTTAATACCTTTATCATCGCAATCGGCAAAATCGTGCTTAATCTGCTCATTCCGCTCATCTTTGCCATATTGCTAAACGAGCTTCGCAGCATGCGCTACAAAAAGCTTGTGCAGACTGTCGTTTACCTGCCGCATTTTCTATCGTGGGTTATTATGTCAACGATTGTAATCGGAATTTTTGGCTATTATGGCGTTGTTAATACGGTTTTTGGAATGTTCGGCTTTGATCCTAAACTATTTATGGCGGATGCGGGGATATTCCGGCAGCTCATCATCGGTACTGATGTGTGGAAGGAATTTGGTTTTAACGCAATTATATATCTTGCGGCGTTAACAGGCATTAATCTCAATCTATATGAGGCGGCCGCCATTGACGGTGCCAATCGCTGGCAGTTGATTAGGCACGTCACGCTGCCTGCACTGTCAACCACGGTTGTCTTGCTGGGCGTCTTAAGTCTAGGCAACGTGCTGAACGCCGGATTCGATCAAGTGTATAACCTTTATAACCCGCTTGTGTATTCAACTGGAGATATTTTGGATACATGGGTGTACCGACTGGGCTTGCAAAATCTTCAATTCTCGCTCGCGACGGCGGCAGGTTTGTTCAAGTCGGTCATTAGCTTTGTGCTGATATTCATATCCTATCGTCTGGCGTATCGCTATGCCGATTACACGGTATTCTGA
- a CDS encoding carbohydrate ABC transporter permease, which produces MVRNTTLGSRTFEIANIVVLGLLLISCIYPLWYTFCVSISEKSAANAGLVTLYPIGFSLTPYKEIINDALFFNAFWISIQRTVLGTGFALLMTVLMAYPLARPKRDFKMRNTFMWILVFCMLFNGGLIPWYLTIQNYHLIDTIWALVLGGGVPVFDVILIMNFFRNLPKELNEAAVVDGAGPWSVLFRVYIPCSFPVLAAVALFLSVYHWNEFFNGLVLMNTAAKYPLQTYIQQLVVNIPVGTNLTPEQYKKLSELSNRTLNAAKVFIAMVPMLIVYPFLQKYFVSGIMLGAVKE; this is translated from the coding sequence TTGGTCAGAAATACAACGCTAGGCTCGCGGACGTTTGAAATTGCCAATATCGTCGTCCTCGGCCTTTTGCTTATTAGCTGTATTTACCCGCTTTGGTACACCTTCTGTGTATCGATTTCTGAGAAATCCGCTGCTAATGCAGGCTTGGTTACGCTTTATCCCATTGGCTTCTCCTTGACGCCGTATAAGGAAATTATTAATGACGCCCTCTTCTTTAACGCGTTCTGGATTTCCATTCAGCGCACCGTGCTCGGTACAGGTTTTGCTTTGCTGATGACGGTATTAATGGCTTACCCACTGGCAAGACCTAAGAGGGATTTTAAAATGCGCAATACCTTTATGTGGATTCTTGTCTTTTGCATGCTGTTTAACGGAGGATTGATTCCGTGGTATCTCACTATTCAAAACTATCATTTAATCGATACGATTTGGGCGTTAGTACTTGGCGGAGGAGTGCCGGTATTCGACGTGATCCTGATCATGAACTTCTTCCGCAATTTGCCGAAGGAGCTGAATGAGGCGGCAGTAGTCGACGGTGCTGGTCCTTGGTCAGTGCTGTTTCGGGTATATATTCCATGCTCCTTTCCTGTTCTTGCTGCAGTAGCGTTGTTCCTTAGCGTTTATCATTGGAACGAGTTCTTCAACGGATTAGTGCTAATGAACACTGCGGCTAAATATCCGCTTCAAACCTATATCCAGCAGCTTGTCGTAAACATTCCGGTTGGCACCAATCTGACCCCTGAACAATATAAGAAGCTGTCCGAGCTGTCTAATCGAACGCTGAATGCGGCCAAGGTTTTCATAGCTATGGTGCCAATGCTGATCGTATATCCTTTCCTGCAAAAGTACTTTGTTTCCGGTATTATGCTGGGCGCGGTGAAAGAGTAA
- a CDS encoding DUF998 domain-containing protein, which yields MTRLLPLENTKLAKPLLIAKPISAISSNAARLYIVSGLLFILILGCLHLLEPEFDPTWRFISEYALGNFGWMMHFAFILLAVSLISAGVAIFSQIRSVLGYIGLVILGLSVSGILIAGIFVTDPISLSPDAATFSGKMHAIGATLDYSPVAALLISFALVRNEAWRPIRGRLLISSGIMFVLMALFIIQIPQDGQFTPDVLAGLFGRFLIASYLGWLLVVGFHVLKLRKQSL from the coding sequence ATGACGAGATTATTGCCATTAGAGAATACGAAATTAGCTAAACCACTATTGATTGCAAAACCTATATCCGCGATATCATCTAATGCCGCACGATTGTATATCGTCTCTGGATTACTTTTCATCTTGATCCTGGGTTGCCTACACCTCTTAGAGCCTGAATTCGATCCGACTTGGCGTTTTATCAGCGAATACGCATTAGGCAACTTCGGCTGGATGATGCATTTTGCATTTATATTGCTCGCTGTAAGTCTCATAAGTGCCGGAGTTGCAATCTTCTCACAGATTCGTAGCGTCTTGGGATATATCGGGCTCGTTATTCTTGGACTAAGTGTCTCAGGTATCTTAATAGCAGGCATTTTTGTGACCGACCCTATATCGTTGAGTCCTGATGCTGCAACGTTCAGCGGTAAAATGCATGCCATTGGCGCCACGCTCGACTATTCGCCTGTCGCCGCCCTCTTGATCAGCTTTGCATTGGTACGCAATGAAGCTTGGAGGCCCATTCGCGGACGACTGTTAATCAGCAGCGGAATTATGTTTGTTTTAATGGCGCTATTTATAATTCAAATTCCGCAAGATGGACAGTTCACTCCTGACGTACTTGCAGGTTTATTCGGACGATTCTTAATCGCATCCTACCTTGGGTGGCTTTTGGTCGTCGGATTTCACGTGCTCAAGCTTCGCAAGCAGAGCTTATAA
- a CDS encoding alpha/beta fold hydrolase, translating to MRSKTKIHKNRELRELTIERILALPPKLAWEGWTKPEHITRWWGPKLWTTTVFEMDVRPGGIWRYSLKSDDIIGEEAFCKAVYQEVTEPFTLVYTDSFTDKDWNVVENSEMLTTVQFEQTTNGTKLSIVTRFASAEELENAEAMGMIEGFNDAFDRLEEYLETSTGGLMDTVTSKDGTKIAYEKLGNGPAVILISSAVADHSDAAQLAQLLGTHYTVYNYDRRGRGQSSDVAPYSVQREIEDIEALIQKAGGSACLFGSSSGAVLALEAASRLGDQVSKLYLYEPPFIINGSRKPLPTEYVHHLNTLNQAGRRSEAVEYFMSEALGIPEEYIGYMKADPSWQAMESISHTIAYDGMIMGDTQSGKPLPTDRWKVNVPTLIMTGENSEPLFHESAKALTELLPFVESQTLPGQDHSAVVMAPSILVKTIVDYDIVREEK from the coding sequence ATGCGATCAAAAACAAAAATCCATAAAAACCGGGAACTTCGTGAGCTTACCATCGAACGGATATTAGCATTGCCTCCCAAGCTTGCTTGGGAAGGTTGGACAAAACCGGAACATATTACGCGTTGGTGGGGCCCTAAATTATGGACAACCACCGTCTTTGAAATGGATGTAAGACCCGGCGGTATTTGGCGTTATAGTCTCAAATCAGATGACATTATCGGGGAAGAGGCTTTCTGCAAAGCTGTTTATCAAGAGGTTACTGAACCCTTTACACTAGTATATACCGACTCGTTTACCGACAAAGACTGGAATGTCGTAGAGAACAGCGAGATGCTAACGACTGTTCAATTCGAGCAAACAACAAATGGCACAAAGCTTAGTATCGTCACACGATTCGCAAGTGCCGAGGAATTGGAAAATGCCGAAGCAATGGGTATGATTGAAGGCTTCAATGATGCATTTGACCGACTTGAAGAATACTTAGAAACGTCGACGGGAGGACTTATGGATACAGTTACTTCAAAGGATGGAACAAAGATCGCATATGAAAAGCTAGGAAATGGTCCTGCCGTTATCCTAATATCATCGGCTGTTGCCGACCATAGCGATGCAGCCCAGCTTGCCCAGCTGCTCGGAACTCATTACACCGTTTACAACTATGATCGCCGTGGCCGCGGTCAAAGCTCTGATGTCGCGCCTTATTCCGTCCAACGTGAAATCGAGGATATTGAGGCTCTAATCCAGAAGGCCGGCGGCAGTGCTTGCCTGTTTGGAAGCTCATCCGGCGCTGTGTTAGCTCTTGAAGCAGCGAGTCGATTAGGAGACCAGGTGTCGAAGCTGTATCTTTACGAACCACCGTTCATTATTAATGGCAGCCGTAAACCCTTGCCTACAGAATATGTTCACCATTTGAACACGCTAAATCAAGCAGGCAGACGCAGCGAAGCGGTCGAATACTTCATGTCGGAGGCTCTCGGTATTCCGGAAGAATATATTGGCTACATGAAAGCCGATCCTTCTTGGCAGGCGATGGAAAGCATTTCCCACACAATCGCCTATGATGGCATGATTATGGGTGACACGCAATCCGGCAAACCGCTTCCAACCGACCGATGGAAAGTAAATGTTCCCACGTTAATTATGACAGGCGAGAACAGCGAACCGCTCTTTCACGAGTCAGCCAAAGCACTTACCGAACTACTGCCTTTTGTTGAATCCCAAACGCTGCCCGGACAGGATCATTCGGCAGTCGTGATGGCTCCGAGCATTCTAGTGAAGACGATTGTCGATTATGACATCGTCCGAGAAGAAAAATGA
- a CDS encoding metalloregulator ArsR/SmtB family transcription factor: MQLTLLTLAEPNRFNIVELLKKAPRSVSEIVQALNIGQPQVSRHLRILSEAGLVSSRNKAQQRIYSLEAKPFQDLDAWFDSFSILWEERLDYFEDYMLDYKKKED; this comes from the coding sequence ATGCAATTAACATTACTTACACTCGCCGAGCCGAACCGCTTTAACATTGTTGAGTTATTAAAAAAAGCACCACGATCGGTGAGTGAGATCGTCCAAGCGCTCAATATCGGTCAACCCCAAGTGTCTCGCCATCTACGTATTTTGAGCGAGGCTGGGTTGGTGAGCTCCCGCAACAAGGCACAACAACGAATATATAGCCTCGAAGCAAAGCCCTTTCAGGATCTGGATGCGTGGTTTGACTCATTTAGTATCCTTTGGGAAGAGCGTCTCGATTATTTTGAGGATTATATGCTCGACTACAAAAAAAAGGAGGATTAA
- a CDS encoding DUF3221 domain-containing protein has translation MLKKLVLGVALAIFVCGLAGCSSSSDDKKGNYIIAKEEQKILVAKDISWKDAESMDFETFKKNDIELINYIVEDTLLYNELAIGESVNVTPKTNDKGEYVVMQSYPPQIIAGKIERQKH, from the coding sequence ATGTTGAAAAAGTTAGTATTAGGAGTAGCCTTAGCAATTTTCGTATGTGGATTAGCTGGTTGCAGTTCCTCATCAGACGACAAAAAGGGGAATTACATTATTGCAAAAGAAGAGCAAAAAATTTTAGTAGCGAAGGATATCTCTTGGAAAGATGCAGAAAGTATGGACTTTGAAACATTTAAAAAGAATGATATTGAATTAATAAATTATATTGTTGAGGATACTCTGCTCTACAACGAGCTGGCGATAGGTGAATCAGTTAATGTAACTCCCAAAACGAATGATAAAGGTGAATATGTTGTAATGCAATCTTATCCCCCACAAATTATAGCTGGTAAAATAGAAAGGCAGAAGCACTAG